The proteins below are encoded in one region of Knoellia sp. S7-12:
- a CDS encoding shikimate kinase: MVTRREGSPTVILIGPPGAGKTTIGEALAAELDVPFHDTDAAIEADQGCSISDIFVLEGEAAFRALERAEVARSASVERGVVALGGGAPMDTETQRVLADQVVVFLDVTIADAAKRVGFDGSRPLLAINPRASWTKLMNERRPTYDQVATHHVDTAGRPVSDIVSEIAEHLRSQR; this comes from the coding sequence GTGGTGACCCGACGAGAGGGCAGTCCGACCGTCATCTTGATCGGACCGCCCGGTGCGGGCAAGACGACGATCGGCGAGGCGCTCGCCGCTGAGCTCGACGTGCCCTTTCACGACACCGACGCCGCCATCGAGGCGGACCAGGGCTGCTCGATCTCCGACATCTTTGTCCTCGAGGGTGAGGCGGCGTTCCGGGCGCTCGAGCGCGCCGAGGTCGCCCGATCCGCGTCGGTGGAGCGGGGCGTTGTGGCCCTCGGCGGGGGAGCGCCGATGGACACCGAGACCCAGAGGGTTCTTGCGGACCAGGTGGTTGTCTTTCTCGATGTCACCATCGCGGACGCGGCCAAACGCGTCGGCTTCGACGGGAGCCGTCCGCTGCTCGCCATCAACCCACGGGCATCCTGGACCAAGCTGATGAACGAACGACGCCCCACCTATGACCAGGTCGCCACGCACCATGTCGACACGGCCGGGCGCCCGGTCTCCGACATCGTGAGTGAGATCGCCGAGCACCTGCGGTCACAGCGATGA
- a CDS encoding ABC-three component system middle component 2 — protein sequence MILLNGPFESSIHTACLLTSAWPEPLDVDRLALMEHFVLFGGPDVEGIQPPIGQASTGLSTRRSNVRSGLQVLLRAGLAETEDGGAGFRATESAPAFVSLLESPAALKMRATCQQAANTVGRMNDEDLVAAFAQLMLAELRPAATHDDGTLE from the coding sequence ATGATTCTTCTGAACGGGCCCTTCGAATCGAGCATCCACACCGCTTGCCTGCTTACCTCGGCTTGGCCGGAACCGCTGGACGTTGACAGGCTTGCATTGATGGAGCACTTTGTGTTGTTTGGTGGGCCAGACGTAGAAGGTATCCAGCCCCCGATCGGCCAAGCGTCTACAGGCCTCTCCACGAGAAGGAGCAACGTGAGAAGCGGCCTGCAGGTGCTCTTGCGAGCTGGTCTGGCCGAGACGGAAGACGGGGGCGCAGGATTCAGGGCCACGGAGAGCGCTCCGGCCTTCGTATCACTCCTGGAAAGTCCGGCGGCCCTGAAGATGAGGGCTACTTGTCAGCAAGCGGCGAATACGGTTGGGCGAATGAACGACGAAGACCTAGTTGCAGCGTTTGCGCAGCTTATGCTTGCCGAGCTTCGCCCAGCAGCCACTCATGACGACGGGACGCTCGAGTGA
- the aroC gene encoding chorismate synthase codes for MLRWLTAGESHGPALLATIEGLPAGVEVTRKDLADALARRRLGYGRGARMKFEQDEVEFLGGVRHGLTMGSPVAIRIGNTEWPKWETVMSADPVSDEAYAASDDVNAEKEIARNRPLTRPRPGHADLVGMQKYGFDDARPVLERASARETAARVALGEVAARFLEQAYGIRLVSHTVSMGPAGVAEDAALPTPDQVAEIDADPVRTLDAAGSAAMVAEVEAAKKDGDTLGGVVEVLAYGLPPGLGSHVHWDRRLDARLAGALMSIQAIKGVEVGDGFRTAARRGSAAHDEMERDASGTIQRRTGRAGGTEGGMSTGDVLRVRAAMKPISTVPRALDTIDTTGEAEAKAIHQRSDVSAVPAAGVVAEAMVALVLAEACVEKFGGDSVEETRRNHAAYLAAIPETMRSW; via the coding sequence ATGCTCCGTTGGTTGACCGCAGGCGAGTCTCACGGCCCTGCCCTCCTTGCCACGATCGAAGGCCTACCCGCTGGAGTCGAGGTGACTCGCAAGGACCTCGCTGACGCTCTGGCCCGGCGCCGCCTCGGCTACGGCCGCGGTGCCCGGATGAAGTTCGAGCAGGACGAGGTCGAGTTCCTTGGCGGGGTTCGCCACGGCCTGACGATGGGTTCGCCGGTCGCGATCCGCATCGGCAACACCGAATGGCCCAAGTGGGAGACGGTCATGTCGGCCGACCCGGTGTCCGACGAGGCCTATGCCGCGTCCGACGACGTCAACGCCGAGAAGGAGATCGCCCGCAACCGACCACTGACGCGTCCCCGCCCGGGTCACGCAGACCTCGTCGGCATGCAGAAGTACGGCTTCGATGACGCCCGTCCCGTGCTCGAGCGTGCCTCGGCCCGCGAGACCGCCGCCCGAGTCGCTCTGGGTGAGGTCGCCGCGCGCTTCCTGGAGCAGGCTTACGGCATCCGTCTGGTCTCTCACACCGTGTCGATGGGGCCTGCCGGCGTTGCCGAGGACGCAGCGCTGCCGACCCCCGACCAGGTCGCCGAGATCGACGCCGACCCCGTCCGCACGCTCGACGCTGCCGGTTCGGCAGCCATGGTCGCTGAGGTGGAAGCCGCCAAGAAGGACGGCGACACCCTCGGTGGCGTCGTCGAGGTCCTCGCCTACGGTCTGCCCCCGGGCCTGGGATCGCACGTTCACTGGGACCGTCGCCTCGACGCACGGCTCGCCGGTGCGCTCATGAGCATTCAGGCGATCAAGGGCGTCGAGGTCGGGGACGGTTTCCGCACGGCTGCGCGCCGCGGTTCGGCCGCTCACGACGAGATGGAGCGCGACGCCTCCGGGACGATCCAGCGCCGCACTGGGCGAGCCGGCGGCACCGAAGGCGGGATGTCGACTGGCGACGTGCTCCGCGTGCGGGCCGCGATGAAGCCGATCTCCACCGTCCCTCGAGCCCTCGACACGATCGACACCACGGGCGAGGCCGAGGCCAAGGCGATCCACCAGCGCTCCGACGTCTCTGCGGTCCCGGCCGCTGGGGTTGTCGCAGAGGCCATGGTCGCGCTCGTGCTCGCGGAGGCCTGCGTTGAGAAGTTCGGTGGGGACTCGGTCGAGGAGACGCGACGCAACCATGCGGCATACCTTGCGGCCATCCCCGAGACAATGCGCTCGTGGTGA
- the aroB gene encoding 3-dehydroquinate synthase, producing MSVVSVGGDYDVVIEAGCSTRVADVIGDGVQRALVVHPDSMRPLGEKVTASLRDRDIDAYAVGVPDAEDAKTAVVAADLWALLGRHGFTRTDVVVGVGGGTVTDLAGFVAATWLRGVPVVQVPTTLLGMVDAAVGGKTGINTAEGKNLVGSFHLPRAVLCDLDVLRTLPREDYVAGLAEIIKAGFIVDPVILDLIAGDPDAATRPDGPHTLELIERAIQVKADVVSQDLKESSLREILNYGHTFGHAIEHVEHYRRRHGEAVAIGMVFAAELACAAGVLTRGVVDHHRSALESVGLPTTYESGKWAELETAMRRDKKTRGSLLRFVVLEDVAKPVRLEGPTEDQLRTAYAAVSG from the coding sequence ATGAGCGTCGTCTCAGTCGGTGGCGACTACGACGTCGTCATCGAGGCCGGCTGCTCCACGCGGGTCGCCGATGTCATCGGTGACGGCGTACAACGGGCCCTTGTCGTGCACCCGGACTCCATGCGCCCGCTGGGCGAGAAGGTCACAGCGTCCCTGCGGGACAGGGACATTGACGCGTATGCCGTGGGCGTGCCTGACGCAGAGGACGCCAAGACCGCTGTGGTCGCGGCCGACCTCTGGGCGCTGCTGGGTCGGCACGGATTCACCCGGACCGACGTCGTCGTCGGTGTCGGGGGAGGGACGGTCACCGACCTCGCCGGGTTCGTCGCCGCGACCTGGTTGCGCGGGGTCCCGGTCGTGCAGGTGCCGACGACGCTGCTCGGCATGGTCGATGCCGCGGTCGGTGGCAAGACGGGCATCAACACGGCAGAGGGCAAGAACCTCGTCGGGTCGTTCCACCTACCGCGTGCGGTGCTCTGCGACCTCGACGTCCTGCGGACCCTGCCGCGTGAGGACTACGTCGCCGGGCTCGCCGAGATCATCAAGGCCGGCTTCATCGTCGATCCCGTCATTCTCGACCTCATCGCCGGCGATCCTGACGCGGCCACACGACCCGACGGGCCGCACACTCTTGAACTCATCGAGCGGGCCATCCAGGTCAAGGCCGACGTCGTCAGCCAAGACCTCAAGGAGTCCTCGCTGCGCGAGATCCTCAACTACGGGCACACCTTCGGGCATGCCATCGAGCACGTTGAGCACTACCGTCGCCGTCACGGTGAGGCGGTCGCGATCGGCATGGTCTTCGCCGCCGAGTTGGCTTGCGCGGCAGGTGTGCTCACGCGTGGCGTCGTGGACCATCACCGCTCCGCCCTGGAGTCGGTCGGGCTTCCGACGACCTATGAGTCGGGGAAATGGGCCGAGCTTGAGACGGCGATGCGCCGCGACAAGAAGACCCGAGGCTCACTCCTGCGGTTCGTCGTCCTCGAGGACGTCGCCAAGCCCGTCAGGCTGGAAGGTCCCACTGAGGACCAGTTGCGCACGGCATACGCCGCCGTCTCTGGGTGA
- a CDS encoding ABC-three component system protein: MSGSASLEEIQTKPVAAPLLASQVQMGRFRSPAKIVSIFDPDEWEEFTNEWVAILPGYAKVGRISGAGDRGVDVAGWLSESGFAGDWDAYQCKHYNRSLEPADAYKEIFKLFLAVLDGVWALPQRYFFVAPKGCGPSLMQYLNGGRDLRAAFLDRLQADIKTQTITSSSEDRVRVETYAASVDFAMFREISVEDALSSHKQTDRYVLRFGGGMPPKPTPEPVPEAPTSEEAPYLSALWPVYTERYGTELDSFETCVKDTRVSNHLLRQREAFYSAETLKRHVRDLLPPGAYDAYQEDVYVGVVDTCEATYPSGYDRLGATMAQAARIDISANALVQSSEIKDKQGACHQLAGDEGLRWVATP, translated from the coding sequence ATGAGTGGTTCCGCGTCCTTAGAGGAAATCCAAACTAAACCTGTGGCTGCTCCTTTGTTGGCTTCCCAAGTGCAAATGGGACGCTTTCGATCGCCAGCCAAAATTGTAAGCATCTTCGACCCCGATGAGTGGGAAGAATTCACGAACGAATGGGTCGCGATACTCCCGGGCTACGCCAAGGTCGGAAGGATTTCCGGCGCCGGTGATCGCGGAGTCGACGTAGCCGGCTGGTTGTCCGAGAGTGGCTTTGCTGGAGACTGGGATGCGTACCAATGCAAGCATTACAACCGAAGCCTCGAGCCAGCGGATGCATACAAAGAAATCTTCAAGTTGTTTCTGGCCGTTCTGGACGGCGTCTGGGCGCTCCCCCAGCGCTACTTCTTTGTCGCACCGAAGGGTTGCGGCCCCTCGTTGATGCAGTACCTCAACGGCGGGAGGGACCTCCGAGCAGCCTTTCTTGATCGGCTACAGGCGGACATAAAGACGCAAACCATCACGAGTAGCAGCGAAGACCGCGTCCGAGTAGAGACCTACGCGGCGTCCGTCGATTTCGCGATGTTCCGTGAAATATCCGTTGAGGACGCGTTGAGCTCTCATAAGCAAACAGACCGGTACGTCTTGCGCTTTGGTGGCGGCATGCCACCTAAACCCACGCCGGAACCGGTCCCCGAGGCACCCACTAGCGAAGAGGCCCCATACCTAAGCGCGCTTTGGCCCGTCTACACGGAAAGATACGGGACGGAACTAGACTCGTTTGAGACATGCGTAAAGGACACTCGCGTATCAAACCATCTGCTTCGACAACGCGAGGCATTTTATAGTGCCGAGACATTGAAGCGTCACGTCAGGGACCTGCTCCCCCCGGGGGCGTATGACGCCTACCAAGAGGATGTGTACGTGGGGGTTGTTGATACTTGTGAGGCAACTTACCCCTCTGGGTACGACAGACTCGGGGCCACCATGGCTCAAGCTGCGCGGATCGACATATCTGCAAACGCCCTCGTGCAGAGCAGCGAGATCAAAGACAAACAAGGCGCCTGCCACCAGCTCGCGGGTGACGAGGGCCTGAGGTGGGTAGCGACACCATGA